In a single window of the Dinghuibacter silviterrae genome:
- a CDS encoding SusC/RagA family TonB-linked outer membrane protein codes for MRSDCQHAPRRVGKTILSGLRGIAIPALLTLPFSQTTLAARPITHNIVRLPRPVKGRVLDADGKPLSGASILVKGTRLGVKTDQDGAFELNVPDDAKTLVVSYIGKETVEMDVRGKSTISVVLKDAVMQAQDVVVVGYGTQKKELLTGSVATVKFKDADVEVPTTMTGNLLAGRVAGVDVGNISGLPGQQNPNIIIRTNSSWNAQPVLYVIDGKISTGIDFNNLSPLEIDNIAVLKDAATAAVYGSRAAGGVIVVTTKKGKSGKPVITYSYNTGIDTRTKGVSLTSAVQAGQLFNEFDGTTSFWSWQQADYDYFNSHNFGGGKGWGYDMLKDVWRDPSTMTHNLGVSGGSDNVKYFIGGSYVRQNGFLSTTTYDKYNLRANVTADMTKNFQVFAGMALNSNITNNATGIAGGSTYDLYRKLLVWQPDEPVWTTGANPGMPISYGWIANMGAEVSGMGGGNNSNYLKPVITLSGTYKVPFVPGLSATASFIKSYTQNRLHSFIKPYQMATVATGAPYANHIWYTDSTTGYVTSQNVPSIQDVVNWSEDRQLNFQLNYEKTIADVHHFKAWLIYEQYGTSGSGVNALINGFPVTVTDQWWAASTKSGTQFVSNSPNYSTYENGRKSWAGQFFYDYASKYLATFAYRYDGSANFAPNRRWGFFPSGSLGWIMSKERFFEHVKGVDQLKLRATVGLVGNDNLPGLTVNGVKVGSWQWQQSYQAGNSAYFGATPSTNAGITYGGVINPDLTWEKTLNTNIGIDVSFLKHYTATIDAYHNNTYDILGARIQTIPPTFPRALPAVNYGAEKNQGLELMVGYNGQIGRVRFNTSVNASYGYAWYTKMDQNLTYPWQNLVGSAGGRHASYIPGYQVAGILRTQADLNNLAAAKPNYNFYGTTPALGQLVYKDLSGPSGKPDGVIDDNDITVLRKDNNPVVVGWHFESEWKGFSLAFTFAGYFHQMTDISPVAGGVEWNRMWSKWATDSWSPSTPNASLPYKYSANDPNNQVTYPYEEWITANPNYTSNGAVSSSFWLKHSNFIRLRNLTLAYTIPKYLYQRYGIDNVHLFVSGANLFIISRFNRKYWDPESAKVAIAATGSAYGDGTDFPIMRSFNGGISVSF; via the coding sequence ATGAGAAGCGATTGCCAGCATGCCCCACGACGCGTGGGTAAAACTATTTTGTCGGGCTTGCGGGGGATAGCGATCCCTGCACTCCTGACCCTCCCGTTCTCGCAGACTACATTGGCGGCGAGACCCATTACACACAACATTGTCCGTCTGCCCAGACCGGTGAAAGGCCGTGTATTGGACGCTGACGGGAAACCATTGTCTGGCGCCAGCATCCTGGTGAAGGGAACCAGGCTGGGCGTCAAAACCGATCAAGACGGAGCATTCGAATTAAATGTACCGGATGACGCCAAAACGCTGGTTGTTTCTTATATCGGAAAGGAAACCGTGGAAATGGATGTCAGGGGGAAGTCTACCATATCAGTTGTTTTGAAGGATGCGGTCATGCAAGCGCAAGACGTCGTGGTAGTGGGTTACGGTACGCAAAAGAAAGAATTGCTGACGGGCTCCGTCGCTACCGTCAAGTTCAAGGATGCGGACGTGGAAGTCCCTACGACCATGACCGGCAATTTGCTCGCCGGCAGGGTTGCCGGTGTTGACGTCGGGAACATCAGCGGACTGCCCGGTCAACAAAACCCCAATATCATCATCCGTACGAACAGTTCATGGAATGCGCAGCCTGTGCTGTACGTCATTGATGGTAAAATATCGACGGGTATTGACTTCAATAACCTAAGCCCCCTGGAGATAGACAATATCGCCGTGCTGAAAGACGCTGCTACTGCAGCAGTGTATGGATCAAGGGCTGCGGGCGGGGTTATCGTGGTCACGACGAAAAAAGGGAAATCGGGTAAGCCTGTGATTACCTATTCCTACAATACAGGTATTGATACCCGGACCAAAGGGGTTTCGCTAACCAGCGCGGTGCAAGCGGGACAATTATTCAACGAATTCGACGGTACGACCTCATTCTGGAGTTGGCAGCAAGCGGATTATGACTATTTTAATAGCCATAATTTCGGTGGCGGCAAAGGTTGGGGGTACGATATGCTGAAGGATGTTTGGCGCGATCCGTCCACGATGACGCACAATCTGGGTGTTTCAGGCGGGTCGGATAATGTCAAATACTTTATCGGGGGGTCTTATGTTCGTCAGAATGGGTTCCTGAGTACAACCACGTATGATAAATATAACCTCAGGGCCAACGTCACCGCGGACATGACCAAGAATTTCCAGGTTTTTGCGGGAATGGCGTTGAATTCAAATATTACCAACAATGCCACCGGAATCGCGGGTGGAAGTACGTATGATCTTTATAGAAAACTTCTGGTATGGCAGCCTGACGAGCCGGTTTGGACTACTGGTGCCAATCCGGGCATGCCCATCAGTTATGGCTGGATCGCCAATATGGGCGCCGAGGTGAGCGGAATGGGCGGTGGGAACAATTCCAATTACCTGAAGCCTGTCATTACGCTGAGCGGTACCTATAAGGTGCCGTTCGTGCCGGGGTTGAGTGCTACAGCCAGTTTCATCAAGTCCTATACCCAAAACAGGCTGCATAGTTTTATCAAGCCATACCAGATGGCGACCGTGGCGACCGGTGCACCTTACGCCAACCACATTTGGTATACCGATTCCACCACCGGTTATGTGACTTCTCAGAACGTGCCGTCCATACAGGATGTTGTCAATTGGAGTGAGGACAGGCAGTTGAATTTCCAACTGAACTACGAAAAGACGATTGCTGACGTGCATCACTTCAAAGCATGGCTGATCTATGAGCAATACGGGACCAGTGGATCGGGTGTCAATGCGTTGATCAACGGCTTTCCTGTTACCGTGACCGATCAATGGTGGGCGGCCAGTACGAAATCCGGCACCCAGTTTGTGTCGAACAGTCCGAATTACTCGACCTATGAAAATGGTCGGAAGTCGTGGGCCGGTCAGTTCTTCTATGACTACGCCAGCAAGTACCTGGCGACATTCGCCTACCGGTATGACGGGTCGGCCAACTTTGCGCCGAATAGGCGTTGGGGCTTCTTCCCGTCCGGTTCGCTCGGATGGATCATGTCGAAGGAGCGGTTCTTCGAGCATGTAAAGGGGGTCGACCAATTGAAATTACGTGCTACGGTTGGGCTGGTCGGGAATGACAATTTGCCCGGCTTAACTGTGAACGGCGTCAAAGTGGGCAGTTGGCAGTGGCAGCAGAGCTATCAGGCCGGGAATTCGGCATATTTCGGCGCCACGCCTTCTACGAACGCGGGGATCACCTATGGGGGCGTGATCAACCCCGACCTTACCTGGGAGAAAACGTTGAACACGAATATAGGGATCGATGTGTCGTTCCTGAAGCATTATACAGCCACCATCGATGCCTATCATAACAATACGTACGATATCCTGGGGGCAAGAATTCAGACCATTCCCCCGACCTTCCCCCGGGCGCTTCCAGCGGTGAATTACGGAGCGGAAAAAAACCAAGGTCTGGAGCTTATGGTCGGATATAACGGACAGATCGGTCGTGTACGGTTCAATACGAGCGTCAATGCTTCGTACGGATACGCATGGTATACAAAGATGGATCAGAACCTCACCTATCCCTGGCAAAATCTTGTAGGCAGCGCCGGTGGCCGGCATGCCAGCTATATCCCGGGCTATCAGGTAGCGGGGATCCTCCGGACGCAGGCGGATTTGAACAATCTGGCGGCGGCTAAGCCAAACTACAATTTTTATGGCACAACGCCGGCGCTGGGCCAGTTGGTCTATAAGGACCTCAGCGGACCCTCCGGCAAACCCGACGGTGTGATCGACGACAATGACATCACGGTATTGAGAAAGGACAACAACCCGGTCGTGGTGGGTTGGCATTTCGAATCCGAATGGAAAGGATTCAGCCTGGCCTTTACGTTTGCCGGTTACTTCCACCAGATGACCGATATTTCACCCGTGGCGGGTGGCGTCGAATGGAACAGGATGTGGAGCAAGTGGGCCACGGACAGTTGGTCGCCCAGTACCCCCAATGCGTCGCTCCCCTATAAATATTCCGCAAATGACCCCAACAACCAGGTGACCTATCCCTATGAGGAATGGATTACCGCCAATCCGAACTATACGTCGAATGGTGCGGTCAGTAGTTCCTTCTGGTTGAAACATTCCAACTTTATCCGGCTTAGAAACCTGACGCTGGCCTACACCATCCCCAAATACCTATACCAAAGGTATGGGATAGACAACGTTCACCTGTTTGTCAGCGGCGCCAACCTGTTTATCATCAGCAGGTTCAATAGGAAATATTGGGATCCTGAGTCGGCCAAGGTTGCCATCGCTGCCACTGGTAGTGCATATGGGGACGGTACGGACTTTCCGATCATGCGGTCTTTCAACGGAGGCATCAGCGTATCATTTTAA
- a CDS encoding aldo/keto reductase, with product MNIDRYILGTAALGGVYGPVDPGTSVRTILQALEKGIPAVDTAPAYGDAEIFLGKALKEWSGSKPSVSTKVGRLRSYASHEGLYDFSSETMERSVGESLTLLGLPKLDVLFLHDPWAIPPGELDMVIDQMQLFRQKGYTDRIGVGGNPPSTLRPYIDRRVFDVVMEFGRLTAICQDALTDSIPKYASLGIQSYMASPLQLGLLGRRFDEFTVATPSWLDPVFVRRATAVQAVASSYGLTLSSLAHRYVFFAPVDIKVVIGPSKPDELGESIKDILSGPLPKEVIEQIRLISENEC from the coding sequence ATGAACATAGACCGGTACATATTGGGAACAGCAGCGCTTGGCGGTGTATATGGACCGGTCGATCCAGGGACGTCCGTCCGGACCATCCTGCAAGCCCTGGAGAAAGGTATTCCGGCGGTCGATACGGCCCCGGCCTATGGAGATGCCGAAATTTTTCTGGGTAAGGCACTGAAAGAATGGAGCGGATCAAAACCCTCTGTAAGCACAAAAGTAGGAAGGCTCAGGTCGTATGCCAGCCATGAAGGCCTCTACGACTTTAGTTCGGAAACTATGGAAAGGAGCGTAGGCGAAAGCCTCACGCTCCTTGGCCTTCCGAAGCTGGATGTCTTGTTCCTCCACGATCCCTGGGCGATACCTCCGGGCGAGCTGGACATGGTGATCGACCAGATGCAGTTGTTCAGGCAAAAAGGATATACGGACCGGATCGGTGTGGGGGGAAATCCCCCTTCCACGCTCCGGCCATACATCGACCGGCGCGTCTTTGACGTCGTCATGGAGTTCGGCAGGCTGACAGCTATTTGCCAGGACGCCCTGACCGACAGCATACCGAAATACGCATCCCTGGGTATCCAATCCTATATGGCAAGCCCGTTACAGTTAGGGCTATTGGGCAGACGGTTTGATGAATTCACCGTCGCGACACCGTCCTGGCTGGATCCTGTATTCGTTCGACGGGCGACAGCCGTGCAGGCCGTGGCCTCCAGCTATGGGCTCACGCTTTCTTCCCTTGCACACCGGTATGTTTTTTTCGCCCCGGTCGATATAAAAGTAGTCATCGGACCCTCCAAACCCGATGAGCTGGGGGAATCCATAAAGGATATCCTATCGGGCCCCTTACCCAAAGAAGTCATTGAACAGATACGGTTAATTTCAGAAAATGAATGTTAA
- a CDS encoding L-rhamnose mutarotase produces MRFSSKYLAILLLFASCRHPVSTATRDVVMVVNLVDDSTKVSQYLAYHQKVWPEVEAGFRKAGYKDIRLYRYNRTLVMIVTVPANADLGEMGRVAESYDPKCREWNRMMDAFQVGVPGTAPGQKWAQADLFYRFTGDTTRIALQNPAETTP; encoded by the coding sequence ATGCGTTTTTCGAGTAAATACCTGGCCATCCTGTTGCTGTTCGCCTCGTGCCGGCATCCGGTATCCACCGCCACCCGGGACGTGGTGATGGTGGTCAATCTCGTGGACGACTCCACGAAGGTCAGCCAATACCTGGCGTATCACCAAAAGGTTTGGCCGGAGGTGGAAGCCGGGTTCCGGAAAGCGGGGTACAAAGACATCCGCCTGTACCGGTATAACCGGACGCTAGTGATGATCGTTACCGTGCCTGCGAACGCCGATCTTGGCGAAATGGGACGGGTGGCCGAATCGTATGATCCTAAATGCAGGGAATGGAACCGGATGATGGATGCTTTCCAGGTCGGGGTGCCTGGGACGGCGCCGGGGCAGAAGTGGGCCCAGGCAGACCTCTTTTACCGGTTCACGGGAGATACTACTCGTATTGCTTTACAAAATCCCGCGGAGACAACCCCTTGA
- a CDS encoding sulfatase family protein: MAVAVGVVDYSYAQGRPNIVLIISDDHAYKAIGVYGNPLGRTPNIDRIAREGVLFTHAYVNNSLCGPSRAAILTGKYSHKNGFTDNEHSRFDGSQESFIKELQKNGYLTAWIGKWHLETKPRGFDFWEILPGQGNYFNPDFILMDSSKKRVDGYASNVIEDVAEQWLDSRDTSRPFCLVVGHKATHRTWMPDTCDLGKYDKVTFPLPHDFYDDYEGRKAAQVQDMTIARTMLMGYDLKMFDTQDAEDKDGSFARMNPAQRARYAAYYQPVQADLAARHLSGHTLTEWKYQHFMRDYMSTALSLDRNIGRMLDYLDRHHLTRNTIVIYLSDQGFYLGEHGWFDKRWIYEESFRTPMVMRYPGVVKPNTRDDRLVMNVDIGPTLLNAAHVAIPADMQGQSFLPLLKDGRRKGRKAIYYHYYENGEHSVSPHFGVRTKRYVLVRFYQKVNAWELYDLARDPNEIHNLYGKTGFERTEARLRKVLVHLLHQYDDQDALKIVNQEP, translated from the coding sequence ATGGCTGTAGCCGTTGGTGTCGTTGACTACTCCTACGCACAAGGCCGCCCCAATATCGTCTTGATCATTTCAGACGACCACGCTTACAAGGCCATCGGTGTATACGGGAACCCGCTGGGCCGGACGCCGAATATCGATCGCATCGCCCGCGAAGGGGTGCTTTTTACCCACGCCTATGTCAACAATTCGCTTTGCGGCCCGAGCCGTGCCGCCATCCTGACCGGGAAGTACAGCCATAAGAACGGGTTTACGGACAATGAACATTCACGGTTCGATGGCAGCCAGGAAAGCTTTATTAAGGAGTTGCAAAAAAACGGTTACCTGACGGCCTGGATCGGCAAATGGCACCTGGAGACAAAACCCCGGGGCTTTGACTTTTGGGAGATCCTGCCGGGTCAGGGGAACTACTTTAACCCGGACTTCATCCTGATGGACAGCAGCAAAAAGCGTGTCGACGGCTATGCCTCCAATGTCATCGAGGATGTGGCCGAGCAATGGCTCGACAGCCGGGATACCAGTAGACCGTTCTGCCTGGTCGTAGGGCACAAGGCGACCCACCGGACCTGGATGCCGGATACCTGTGACCTGGGCAAATACGACAAGGTCACGTTCCCTCTGCCCCATGATTTCTATGATGATTATGAGGGGAGAAAGGCCGCCCAGGTTCAGGACATGACCATTGCCAGAACGATGTTGATGGGATATGACCTCAAGATGTTCGATACGCAGGATGCGGAGGACAAGGACGGTAGCTTCGCCCGGATGAACCCGGCCCAGCGTGCCCGGTATGCCGCCTATTATCAACCGGTCCAGGCTGACCTGGCAGCGCGTCACCTCAGCGGACACACGCTTACCGAATGGAAGTACCAGCATTTTATGCGGGATTATATGAGCACGGCGTTGTCCCTTGACAGGAACATCGGCCGCATGCTGGATTACCTGGACCGTCACCACCTGACGAGGAACACCATCGTCATTTATTTGTCGGACCAAGGCTTTTACCTGGGGGAACATGGCTGGTTTGACAAACGTTGGATATACGAGGAGTCGTTTAGAACGCCTATGGTCATGCGATACCCGGGTGTGGTAAAACCGAATACCCGCGATGACCGCCTGGTGATGAATGTCGATATCGGGCCAACCTTGCTGAATGCCGCCCACGTCGCTATTCCGGCCGACATGCAGGGGCAGTCGTTCCTCCCCCTTTTAAAGGATGGAAGGAGAAAAGGGCGCAAGGCAATCTATTACCACTATTACGAAAATGGCGAGCATTCCGTGTCCCCCCATTTTGGGGTCCGGACCAAACGATATGTGCTGGTCCGCTTTTACCAGAAGGTAAATGCCTGGGAATTATACGATTTGGCCAGAGACCCGAACGAAATCCACAACCTCTACGGGAAGACAGGTTTTGAGCGGACCGAAGCGCGTCTACGTAAAGTGCTTGTCCACCTATTGCATCAGTATGATGACCAGGATGCGCTGAAAATAGTGAATCAGGAACCCTAG
- a CDS encoding mandelate racemase/muconate lactonizing enzyme family protein, with product MNQTSFNLDPIGEEIFNIEKIHIRILEDVPAVTPFQDSSMGPFRTFNLSILTLEDEEGNIGEGPVMGSYAHVLQQCIFPHLLHNRGVRYNTLYPRLYWSIRNEGFRGPASSLLGQVDLALHDLACRRRGISLQRYLYGTRDFAKAYGSGAGTNYSYAELEKEMGYFMDKGFSCVKMKVGKHFGSNIKEDVERVRFVRNLIGKDVRLAVDANQIWTVPEALAFLSKVEDQDIAWFEEPVHSAALSDIARLSAVSPVSLSFGESEKSSRVFPELAKAGVTHLQPSPTHLAGVREWMEVRDLAEKSGLTFSSGGYSLYTAALVATASEEAMVEYLYPLMNGLCEYFSEYPILEKGRFVLPDSTGIPIRIDWDRLQRKNKILTHKTWTVSEVGRYTPLVVS from the coding sequence ATGAACCAGACCAGCTTTAACCTAGACCCGATCGGAGAAGAGATATTCAATATCGAAAAGATACACATCCGGATCCTTGAGGACGTACCCGCCGTTACGCCTTTCCAGGATTCATCCATGGGACCCTTCCGCACGTTCAATTTGTCCATACTGACTCTTGAAGACGAAGAGGGTAATATCGGGGAAGGGCCGGTGATGGGGAGTTATGCGCACGTATTGCAGCAATGTATTTTCCCCCACCTGTTGCACAACCGTGGGGTGCGGTACAACACGCTCTACCCCCGGCTTTATTGGTCCATCCGCAATGAGGGCTTCCGGGGACCCGCCTCGTCGCTCCTCGGCCAGGTCGATCTGGCGTTGCACGACCTGGCGTGCCGCCGCCGGGGCATTTCCTTGCAGCGGTACCTGTACGGTACGCGCGATTTTGCAAAGGCGTATGGCAGCGGCGCGGGTACGAACTATTCTTATGCCGAGCTGGAAAAGGAAATGGGGTACTTCATGGATAAGGGGTTCTCCTGTGTAAAGATGAAAGTCGGCAAGCACTTCGGGAGTAACATCAAAGAGGACGTTGAACGGGTAAGGTTTGTGCGGAATCTTATCGGCAAAGACGTTCGCCTGGCGGTGGACGCCAACCAGATCTGGACGGTGCCGGAAGCCCTGGCGTTTCTGAGCAAGGTGGAAGACCAGGACATTGCGTGGTTCGAGGAGCCGGTTCATTCGGCCGCCCTTTCGGACATCGCCCGCCTGTCCGCAGTGTCACCGGTCAGCCTTTCCTTCGGAGAGTCCGAAAAATCCAGCAGGGTTTTTCCCGAGCTGGCAAAGGCGGGGGTGACCCATCTGCAGCCTTCGCCTACGCACCTCGCGGGTGTCCGTGAGTGGATGGAGGTCCGGGATCTCGCGGAAAAATCCGGGTTGACGTTTAGTTCCGGCGGCTATTCCCTGTATACCGCGGCGTTGGTTGCAACCGCCTCGGAAGAGGCCATGGTGGAATACCTGTATCCCCTGATGAACGGCCTATGTGAATACTTCTCGGAATATCCTATTTTGGAAAAAGGGCGTTTTGTCTTACCTGATAGTACGGGTATTCCCATTAGGATTGACTGGGACCGCCTGCAACGGAAGAATAAAATCCTGACACACAAAACCTGGACCGTGTCCGAAGTCGGCCGGTATACTCCTCTTGTCGTGTCTTAA
- a CDS encoding sodium:solute symporter family transporter, whose product MNVSLAIGDYAVLFLYLAGLLFVGFFLDRKMGKGSDLFLGGRSLKWWQIGFSMFSANAGPTMLIGFAGIGFSEGMVGSNFEWLAWIFILLLAVVFIPLYRSTGISTMPQFLMVRYGNKAYKFLTFYSLVSILVVWLASALYAGGLLISQMFGWGLIRSMVSVAIVATSFTTLGGLKAVMRTGIFQSSVILLSSGLLLFFALRKAGGIHQAISVIPHHYLQLLRPASSPSYSWISVLVGYPVVAIYYWCADQTIVQKVLAGKNVREGQYGALFLAGLKILMPCLFVFPGILCFLLFRDQATPDTAYMVLVKHLMPTGLLGLSMAALIAALIDTVSSGLNSFSTVFTLDVVGRLRTMDERQSRLAGRVITVIAAVLALLIAVLFSYSGKGFFELTQGLVSILAPPLSVVFLAGALWKKANHIAAEWVLYGGGLVCLVIGACYVLNYPGPHFWPGFLMLSFYLFVGLLAAMIVISLATTPRIGSVLPSLSDTYARYAVRSQRVWVAWGLLGIIMIFIYAFFE is encoded by the coding sequence ATGAACGTATCGCTTGCTATAGGAGATTATGCCGTTTTGTTTCTATACCTGGCCGGCCTGCTTTTTGTCGGTTTCTTCCTGGATAGGAAAATGGGGAAGGGGAGCGACCTTTTTCTCGGTGGCCGGTCCTTGAAGTGGTGGCAGATCGGATTTTCCATGTTTAGCGCCAATGCCGGACCGACCATGCTGATCGGTTTTGCCGGCATCGGCTTTTCAGAAGGGATGGTGGGGAGCAATTTCGAATGGCTGGCCTGGATCTTTATCCTGCTGCTCGCGGTTGTTTTCATACCGCTTTACCGGTCCACCGGTATTTCCACGATGCCCCAGTTCCTTATGGTCCGCTATGGGAATAAAGCCTACAAGTTCCTCACTTTCTATAGCCTGGTCTCCATACTTGTCGTATGGCTCGCCAGTGCGTTGTACGCCGGCGGCCTGTTGATTTCGCAGATGTTCGGCTGGGGGTTGATCCGGTCTATGGTCAGCGTCGCCATCGTCGCCACCAGCTTTACCACCCTGGGTGGCCTGAAGGCCGTGATGCGGACCGGCATTTTCCAATCCTCCGTCATCCTGTTGTCCTCCGGCTTGTTGTTGTTCTTTGCCCTCCGGAAGGCAGGCGGTATTCACCAGGCGATATCTGTGATTCCCCATCATTACCTGCAGCTCCTCCGGCCGGCGTCGTCGCCTTCGTATTCCTGGATTTCGGTCCTGGTGGGTTATCCCGTGGTCGCCATTTATTATTGGTGCGCAGACCAGACGATTGTCCAAAAGGTGCTGGCCGGTAAAAACGTACGCGAAGGACAATATGGGGCGCTCTTCCTCGCAGGACTGAAGATCCTGATGCCCTGCCTGTTTGTATTTCCGGGTATCCTGTGCTTCCTGCTGTTCAGGGACCAGGCGACCCCCGATACCGCCTACATGGTGCTGGTCAAGCACCTGATGCCGACCGGTTTGCTCGGACTGAGCATGGCCGCGCTGATCGCCGCGCTGATCGATACGGTGTCTTCGGGCTTGAATTCATTTAGCACTGTATTCACCCTGGACGTTGTCGGAAGGCTCCGGACGATGGATGAGCGTCAGAGCCGGCTGGCCGGCCGGGTGATTACGGTGATCGCTGCTGTACTGGCGCTTTTGATCGCCGTCCTGTTTTCCTACTCCGGGAAGGGGTTTTTCGAACTGACCCAGGGTCTCGTGTCCATCCTGGCGCCCCCCCTGTCTGTTGTTTTCCTGGCCGGCGCCCTTTGGAAAAAAGCGAACCATATCGCCGCGGAATGGGTTTTGTACGGGGGCGGTCTTGTCTGCCTGGTTATTGGAGCCTGTTACGTTCTTAATTACCCGGGCCCGCATTTCTGGCCGGGTTTCCTCATGCTTTCTTTTTACCTTTTTGTGGGTCTTTTAGCGGCGATGATCGTTATTTCCCTGGCGACGACACCCCGGATAGGTTCGGTTCTACCCTCCCTGTCCGACACATACGCCCGTTACGCCGTTCGATCCCAAAGGGTTTGGGTGGCATGGGGCTTATTGGGAATTATCATGATCTTTATATATGCGTTTTTCGAGTAA
- a CDS encoding RagB/SusD family nutrient uptake outer membrane protein produces MIKAFLTDIYGGSMPGWPLGSGNNSDEGFSGVNNLGVYQKGGINVDNTNVTLNYTNIEKCNFLRDQLTQVPASVLDPSLNQQYVGEAKFWRAWAYWGMVASVGGVPLILHTQDYTKPASLAVPRNKTSECITQIVADLDSAAMLLPGTYSDPNDYGRITKAAAMGLKGRILMTWASPLFNATGDPTRWQNAYTACLAAVNEATTDGYGLNPNYRSIWYSGQGNPELIMVNQYFYPDHYMNFAPIRPIPYTNGSTGNDQPLLSMLLAYPKRDGSPMEFDTTQLRTNPAYNAQFLTDFYTNRDDRFYATVWVGGTPYPTPDIVPGQTGKETTWDVFQWSATNNAYVNIEPLINGSAAGGDGVGFCERKGLDTLMTAATVVNGAAGAKSFWSPMRFAELLMNYGECANEIGKPNEALSVLYQIRARANVAAGPSNNYGITAASQADIRTAYINERFVEFAFEGFRLADLRRWKRYDILNSEGYRHGLHVALNVGAPLPSPALTSTIMDPTIRANFSAVYVNSLDTDPTVFYNLDLHHWFWALSPSQISLEPSNLPQNNEWGGTFDPLQ; encoded by the coding sequence ATGATCAAGGCATTCCTCACAGATATTTATGGCGGCTCGATGCCCGGGTGGCCCCTGGGCAGCGGGAATAATTCGGATGAAGGATTTTCCGGCGTCAATAATCTGGGTGTTTATCAAAAAGGAGGAATAAATGTAGATAACACAAATGTGACGCTGAACTATACCAATATCGAAAAGTGCAACTTTCTACGGGACCAATTGACGCAGGTACCCGCGTCAGTGCTGGACCCCAGCCTGAACCAGCAATATGTGGGTGAAGCGAAGTTCTGGCGGGCATGGGCTTACTGGGGCATGGTGGCGTCGGTCGGTGGCGTGCCGTTGATATTGCATACGCAGGACTATACAAAGCCCGCCTCGCTTGCTGTCCCCAGGAACAAGACATCGGAATGCATCACGCAGATCGTTGCTGACCTGGACAGCGCGGCCATGTTGTTGCCGGGCACTTACAGCGATCCCAATGACTACGGCAGGATTACAAAGGCGGCGGCGATGGGACTGAAGGGACGGATACTCATGACGTGGGCGAGTCCGCTGTTTAATGCGACGGGCGACCCGACGCGTTGGCAGAACGCCTATACGGCCTGTCTGGCTGCTGTAAATGAAGCCACCACGGATGGCTATGGTTTGAATCCGAATTACCGTTCTATATGGTATTCCGGCCAGGGGAATCCTGAACTGATCATGGTGAACCAGTATTTTTACCCGGACCACTATATGAATTTTGCACCCATCAGGCCTATTCCCTACACGAACGGCTCAACAGGTAATGACCAGCCCTTATTGAGCATGTTGCTGGCTTACCCTAAAAGGGACGGTAGCCCTATGGAGTTTGATACGACACAATTGAGAACCAACCCGGCATATAATGCACAGTTTCTCACTGATTTCTACACCAATCGGGACGACCGTTTTTATGCAACTGTTTGGGTAGGGGGGACACCTTATCCAACGCCTGATATTGTGCCCGGTCAGACAGGGAAGGAGACCACATGGGATGTATTTCAGTGGAGCGCGACGAACAATGCCTATGTCAACATCGAGCCGCTGATCAACGGATCCGCTGCCGGCGGCGATGGTGTAGGGTTTTGTGAAAGAAAAGGCCTGGATACCCTGATGACGGCGGCCACTGTCGTGAATGGTGCGGCGGGTGCCAAGAGTTTTTGGAGCCCGATGCGCTTTGCCGAACTGCTGATGAATTATGGGGAGTGCGCCAATGAAATCGGTAAACCCAACGAGGCATTGAGTGTGCTGTATCAAATCAGGGCCAGGGCCAATGTGGCAGCGGGTCCGTCCAATAATTACGGCATTACCGCCGCCTCCCAGGCGGATATCCGTACGGCGTATATCAATGAGCGTTTTGTGGAGTTCGCGTTCGAGGGTTTTAGGCTCGCTGATTTGCGGAGGTGGAAACGGTACGATATTCTGAACAGCGAGGGTTACCGGCACGGGCTCCACGTGGCGCTCAACGTTGGCGCGCCGCTGCCATCGCCGGCGCTTACTTCCACGATCATGGATCCCACAATAAGGGCGAATTTCTCGGCAGTGTATGTGAATAGCCTGGACACCGATCCGACGGTGTTCTACAACCTGGATTTGCACCACTGGTTTTGGGCGCTCAGTCCTTCACAGATCTCGCTGGAGCCTTCAAATCTTCCACAAAATAATGAATGGGGTGGTACCTTTGACCCCTTGCAATAG